In one window of Tachypleus tridentatus isolate NWPU-2018 chromosome 2, ASM421037v1, whole genome shotgun sequence DNA:
- the LOC143242097 gene encoding receptor-type tyrosine-protein phosphatase T-like isoform X2: MTKETNNNLDVPSAEVSSFQIQHYDSPPGVEKQHVVKLEHLEIYVKTMSENGGFAEQYNMLKTGQLKDCTAGLKLENKNKNRYSTLLPYDETRVVLNRLKNDPNSDYINANYTDGYNAPKAYICTQGPLENTVSDFWRLVWQSKICKIIMTCNTIEESKTKCEKYWPDTTSKHGDISITLVSQEEFVDYTIRTFKLHKSGISAGRQVKQFHFTAWPDHGVPSCSLSLVKVLKLVKNYRPASKASILLHCSAGVGRTGTLILLDSALQMMKAENQVDVLGLLYTLRKQRVNLVETVEQYAFVHRSLVEILFGDNPCRPAEQLPLYLNKLRKASCQQKITGLQVQFERLRKETTKFQEEDKVIITSHPEDKTNNRSSDYVTLDCAKPRTFSSTSTLYKNMTRVHGYGRKEAIIVSQYPLSSVTKDFWQLVYDSSSQTLVVLNELTGSDECCSAFWPESGSQYYGNLKVHHAGTDRDNGITIRSFKLKNPMKNEKSRTIKMFQLRGWQKEDISPPSVESIIRILYKVDRWQHKSRVQCTIVMCMDGVSASGFYCATSFLFQQKQLEKEMDVFEAVRTIRLNRPSFIQSVEQYRWVYEVACGFQRVKSPY, from the exons atgacaaaagaaacaaacaataacttggATGTACCAAGTGCTGAAGTCTCGA GTTTTCAGATCCAGCATTACGATTCGCCACCTGGTGTGGAGAAACAGCATGTAGTAAAATTAGAGCATCTTGAAATATATGTGAAAACAATGAGTGAAAATGGAGGGTTTGCAGAACAGTATAAC ATGCTCAAAACAGGGCAGTTAAAAGATTGTACTGCAGGCCTGAAGcttgaaaacaagaacaaaaataggTACAGCACCCTCCTTCCAT ACGACGAAACAAGGGTGGTTTTAAATCGCCTTAAAAATGATCCGAATTCAGACTATATTAATGCCAACTACACCGAC GGTTATAACGCACCAAAAGCGTACATATGCACTCAGG GACCTCTAGAGAACACTGTTTCCGATTTCTGGAGACTTGTTTGGCAAAGTAAAATCTGCAAAATCATCATGACTTGTAACACGATTGAGGAAAGTAAG ACAAAATGCGAGAAATACTGGCCGGATACAACAAGTAAACATGGAGACATCTCCATTACTCTAGTGAGTCAGGAAGAATTTGTTGATTACACTATCAGGACTTTTAAACTTCACAAG TCTGGGATTTCTGCTGGTAGACAAGTTAAGCAATTCCACTTCACCGCTTGGCCAGACCATGGAGTTCCTAGCTGCTCACTCTCCCTCGTCAAAGTTCTCAAGTTGGTCAAAAATTACCGACCTGCTAGTAAAGCCAGCATTCTTCTACATTGTAG TGCTGGTGTAGGACGAACAGGAACCCTAATTCTTCTCGATTCAGCGCTGCAGATGATGAAGGCAGAGAACCAAGTCGACGTTCTAGGCCTACTATATACACTTCGGAAACAACGTGTCAACTTAGTTGAAACTGTG GAACAATACGCTTTTGTTCATCGTTCTTTGGTTGAAATCTTGTTCGGAGACAACCCCTGTAGACCAGCCGAGCAGCTGCCCTTATACCTGAACAAACTTCGTAAAGCAAGCTGTCAACAGAAGATTACTGGATTACAAGTCCAGTTTGAG CGTTTAAGAAAAGAGACAACAAAGTTCCAAGAAGAAGACAAAGTTATTATCACCAGTCATCCAGAGGACAAAACAAATAACAGGTCATCCGATTATGTAACTC TCGACTGTGCGAAACCTAGAACATTTTCTAGTACCTCAACCCTCTATAAAAACATGACGCGTGTTCAC GGTTACGGACGAAAGGAAGCCATTATCGTGAGTCAGTATCCACTGTCTTCTGTAACTAAAGACTTCTGGCAGCTTGTTTATGATTCTTCTAGTCAAACTTTGGTTGTGTTAAACGAATTAACAGGCAGTGATGag TGTTGCTCAGCATTTTGGCCTGAATCCGGAAGTCAGTATTACGGTAACCTTAAAGTACATCACGCAGGAACGGATCGAGATAATGGTATAACAATTCGGAGCTTTAAACTGAAGAATCCAATGAAG AATGAAAAGTCTCGGACGATTAAGATGTTTCAGTTGCGTGGCTGGCAGAAAGAAGACATATCTCCACCTTCAGTTGAGTCGATAATTCGTATTCTTTATAAAGTcgatagatggcagcacaagaGCAGAGTACAATGTACAATTGTGATGTGCAT GGATGGAGTTTCAGCCTCAGGATTTTACTGCGCAACCTCGTTTTTATTTCAGCAGAAACAACTTGAGAAAGAGATGGACGTTTTTGAGGCCGTTAGAACGATAAGATTAAATAGACCCAGTTTTATTCAATCAGTG GAACAATATCGATGGGTGTATGAAGTGGCCTGTGGTTTCCAACGTGTTAAATCCCCCTATTGA
- the LOC143242097 gene encoding receptor-type tyrosine-protein phosphatase T-like isoform X1, translating into MTKETNNNLDVPSAEVSSFQIQHYDSPPGVEKQHVVKLEHLEIYVKTMSENGGFAEQYNMLKTGQLKDCTAGLKLENKNKNRYSTLLPYDETRVVLNRLKNDPNSDYINANYTDGYNAPKAYICTQGPLENTVSDFWRLVWQSKICKIIMTCNTIEESKTKCEKYWPDTTSKHGDISITLVSQEEFVDYTIRTFKLHKSGISAGRQVKQFHFTAWPDHGVPSCSLSLVKVLKLVKNYRPASKASILLHCSAGVGRTGTLILLDSALQMMKAENQVDVLGLLYTLRKQRVNLVETVEQYAFVHRSLVEILFGDNPCRPAEQLPLYLNKLRKASCQQKITGLQVQFERLRKETTKFQEEDKVIITSHPEDKTNNRSSDYVTLDCAKPRTFSSTSTLYKNMTRVHGYGRKEAIIVSQYPLSSVTKDFWQLVYDSSSQTLVVLNELTGSDEQCCSAFWPESGSQYYGNLKVHHAGTDRDNGITIRSFKLKNPMKNEKSRTIKMFQLRGWQKEDISPPSVESIIRILYKVDRWQHKSRVQCTIVMCMDGVSASGFYCATSFLFQQKQLEKEMDVFEAVRTIRLNRPSFIQSVEQYRWVYEVACGFQRVKSPY; encoded by the exons atgacaaaagaaacaaacaataacttggATGTACCAAGTGCTGAAGTCTCGA GTTTTCAGATCCAGCATTACGATTCGCCACCTGGTGTGGAGAAACAGCATGTAGTAAAATTAGAGCATCTTGAAATATATGTGAAAACAATGAGTGAAAATGGAGGGTTTGCAGAACAGTATAAC ATGCTCAAAACAGGGCAGTTAAAAGATTGTACTGCAGGCCTGAAGcttgaaaacaagaacaaaaataggTACAGCACCCTCCTTCCAT ACGACGAAACAAGGGTGGTTTTAAATCGCCTTAAAAATGATCCGAATTCAGACTATATTAATGCCAACTACACCGAC GGTTATAACGCACCAAAAGCGTACATATGCACTCAGG GACCTCTAGAGAACACTGTTTCCGATTTCTGGAGACTTGTTTGGCAAAGTAAAATCTGCAAAATCATCATGACTTGTAACACGATTGAGGAAAGTAAG ACAAAATGCGAGAAATACTGGCCGGATACAACAAGTAAACATGGAGACATCTCCATTACTCTAGTGAGTCAGGAAGAATTTGTTGATTACACTATCAGGACTTTTAAACTTCACAAG TCTGGGATTTCTGCTGGTAGACAAGTTAAGCAATTCCACTTCACCGCTTGGCCAGACCATGGAGTTCCTAGCTGCTCACTCTCCCTCGTCAAAGTTCTCAAGTTGGTCAAAAATTACCGACCTGCTAGTAAAGCCAGCATTCTTCTACATTGTAG TGCTGGTGTAGGACGAACAGGAACCCTAATTCTTCTCGATTCAGCGCTGCAGATGATGAAGGCAGAGAACCAAGTCGACGTTCTAGGCCTACTATATACACTTCGGAAACAACGTGTCAACTTAGTTGAAACTGTG GAACAATACGCTTTTGTTCATCGTTCTTTGGTTGAAATCTTGTTCGGAGACAACCCCTGTAGACCAGCCGAGCAGCTGCCCTTATACCTGAACAAACTTCGTAAAGCAAGCTGTCAACAGAAGATTACTGGATTACAAGTCCAGTTTGAG CGTTTAAGAAAAGAGACAACAAAGTTCCAAGAAGAAGACAAAGTTATTATCACCAGTCATCCAGAGGACAAAACAAATAACAGGTCATCCGATTATGTAACTC TCGACTGTGCGAAACCTAGAACATTTTCTAGTACCTCAACCCTCTATAAAAACATGACGCGTGTTCAC GGTTACGGACGAAAGGAAGCCATTATCGTGAGTCAGTATCCACTGTCTTCTGTAACTAAAGACTTCTGGCAGCTTGTTTATGATTCTTCTAGTCAAACTTTGGTTGTGTTAAACGAATTAACAGGCAGTGATGag CAGTGTTGCTCAGCATTTTGGCCTGAATCCGGAAGTCAGTATTACGGTAACCTTAAAGTACATCACGCAGGAACGGATCGAGATAATGGTATAACAATTCGGAGCTTTAAACTGAAGAATCCAATGAAG AATGAAAAGTCTCGGACGATTAAGATGTTTCAGTTGCGTGGCTGGCAGAAAGAAGACATATCTCCACCTTCAGTTGAGTCGATAATTCGTATTCTTTATAAAGTcgatagatggcagcacaagaGCAGAGTACAATGTACAATTGTGATGTGCAT GGATGGAGTTTCAGCCTCAGGATTTTACTGCGCAACCTCGTTTTTATTTCAGCAGAAACAACTTGAGAAAGAGATGGACGTTTTTGAGGCCGTTAGAACGATAAGATTAAATAGACCCAGTTTTATTCAATCAGTG GAACAATATCGATGGGTGTATGAAGTGGCCTGTGGTTTCCAACGTGTTAAATCCCCCTATTGA